Proteins from a single region of Aureibacter tunicatorum:
- a CDS encoding LysE family translocator: MWDWIIILIKGIGFGIVLAFLIGPAFFSLIQTSIRNGFTSGVFMAMGISFSDIFYIFISYLGITQLAESSFFKTWFGILGGVVMLAFGAFSLMKRAELMLPARERSEINRLGKKGLLGSFLKGALMNGLNPFLFVFWVGVVGAVANENHHSNSQTLLFFVGTMVTAFSLDLTKAYLSGKLMSIITPRFMSIVNKVVGSALVLFSFRMFYGAYEAGLHFFQ, translated from the coding sequence ATGTGGGATTGGATAATAATTCTAATTAAGGGCATTGGTTTTGGAATTGTCTTGGCGTTTTTGATTGGCCCTGCATTTTTTTCGTTGATCCAAACCAGCATTCGCAATGGGTTCACTTCTGGTGTATTCATGGCGATGGGAATTTCATTCAGCGATATTTTTTATATTTTCATAAGTTACTTAGGCATTACACAGTTAGCTGAAAGCTCATTTTTTAAAACGTGGTTTGGCATTTTAGGAGGTGTAGTGATGCTGGCCTTTGGGGCATTCTCATTGATGAAGCGAGCTGAATTGATGTTGCCAGCAAGGGAAAGAAGCGAAATAAATCGTTTGGGGAAGAAAGGTTTGCTGGGATCGTTTTTGAAAGGAGCTCTGATGAATGGTTTGAATCCTTTCTTGTTTGTGTTCTGGGTAGGAGTTGTAGGAGCTGTTGCCAATGAGAATCATCATTCCAATTCGCAGACTTTATTGTTTTTTGTTGGGACAATGGTAACCGCGTTTTCTTTGGACCTTACCAAAGCTTATCTTTCAGGCAAATTGATGTCGATTATCACGCCAAGATTTATGTCAATTGTCAATAAGGTCGTAGGCTCGGCATTGGTTCTATTTTCATTTAGAATGTTTTACGGAGCCTACGAAGCAGGACTACACTTTTTTCAGTGA
- a CDS encoding MIP/aquaporin family protein, translating to MEIAFWGEFIGTMLLILLGNGVVANVVLNSTKGNNGGWIVITLGWGLGVFVGVLVAGPYSGAHLNPAVTFGLALAGKFDWFFVPVYIIAQLLGAMLGAMLVFLFYKDHYKVSSDQGAMLATFCTGPAIRHKARNFFCEMIGTFVLLISVFYIQGPDANIADTEVLSIGLGSVGAIPIAFVVVAIGLSLGGTTGYAINPARDLGPRFMHAILPIPGKGGSDWSYSFVPILGPLAGAVLAVLVAVSTLGL from the coding sequence ATGGAAATAGCTTTTTGGGGAGAATTTATAGGCACGATGTTGCTTATTCTATTAGGAAATGGAGTAGTGGCAAATGTAGTACTGAATAGTACCAAAGGTAATAATGGAGGTTGGATTGTTATCACTTTAGGTTGGGGCTTAGGCGTTTTTGTGGGCGTTTTGGTTGCAGGCCCCTATAGTGGAGCGCATTTGAACCCTGCGGTGACTTTTGGACTGGCTTTGGCAGGAAAGTTTGATTGGTTTTTTGTGCCGGTTTATATTATCGCGCAACTTTTAGGCGCAATGCTGGGGGCGATGCTGGTCTTTTTGTTTTACAAAGATCATTATAAAGTGTCATCAGATCAAGGAGCCATGTTGGCGACATTTTGCACTGGCCCTGCGATCAGGCATAAAGCGAGAAACTTTTTTTGCGAGATGATAGGCACATTCGTGTTATTGATATCTGTTTTTTATATACAAGGACCTGATGCCAATATTGCAGACACGGAAGTCTTGAGCATAGGCTTGGGTTCTGTTGGAGCTATTCCAATAGCGTTTGTTGTAGTTGCAATTGGTTTGTCGCTGGGAGGAACAACTGGATATGCTATTAATCCGGCAAGAGATTTAGGACCTAGGTTTATGCATGCTATTTTGCCTATTCCCGGCAAGGGAGGTAGCGATTGGAGCTATTCATTTGTGCCAATATTAGGTCCCTTGGCAGGTGCGGTGCTTGCAGTGCTGGTTGCCGTATCGACATTGGGGTTATAA
- the nadE gene encoding NAD(+) synthase yields MSTIKIGGATLNQMPLDWAGNISNIKSAIQDAISKGINILCLPELSITGYGCEDLFLSHWLPEKALSFLPEIAEECINITVAVGLPLKYGGHLYNCACVIKDQQILGFTAKEHLANEGVHYEPRWFSSWQSENDAHININDNQYVLGQPIYNIDGINLGIEICEDAWQNRRPAIDYAEQNVDVILNLSASHFAFGKKKDRENIAIPASEDFKCVYVYTNLLGNEAGRMIYDGEILIAQYGKLIAQNQRFSFENYQIVSTNVAIPRLQTVSHQDIIDEDINKSPLQNDFTSKEEEFAYASALALFDYLRKSWSKGFALSLSGGADSSACAVMVSQMIKRGVEILGIETFLSKIHREDLIKKATVSDNPVKFISSNIFTTVYQGTKNSGDATFDSAKNLAESIGATFYHWNIDDEVNSYTEKVEKALGRKLKWESDDLALQNIQARSRSPIIWMIANIEKYLLLTTSNRSEGDVGYATMDGDTSGSIAPIAAVDKHFVLQWLKWAESSLGFHGLKDVNSLTPTAELRPPEQTQTDEQDLMPYNIIVEIEKLAIKEYKSPLEVLNILKKKNLEPENLLKAHIAKFYQMWSRNQWKRERIAPAFHLDDFNVDPRTWCRFPILSGGYKLEIEEMMNE; encoded by the coding sequence ATGTCTACAATTAAAATCGGTGGAGCAACGCTCAACCAAATGCCATTGGACTGGGCTGGGAATATTTCCAATATTAAAAGCGCCATCCAAGATGCGATTTCCAAAGGCATCAATATATTATGTCTTCCTGAATTAAGTATTACCGGCTATGGTTGCGAAGATCTCTTTCTCAGCCACTGGTTGCCAGAAAAAGCACTGTCATTTCTTCCTGAAATCGCAGAAGAATGCATCAATATTACTGTTGCTGTGGGATTACCTTTGAAATATGGAGGACATCTTTATAATTGCGCATGCGTTATCAAAGATCAACAAATTTTAGGTTTTACTGCAAAGGAGCATTTGGCCAATGAAGGTGTGCATTATGAACCTAGGTGGTTTTCTTCTTGGCAATCAGAAAATGACGCACATATCAACATTAATGACAATCAATACGTACTAGGACAACCCATTTACAATATTGATGGGATAAACCTCGGCATAGAAATATGCGAAGATGCTTGGCAAAATAGAAGACCTGCCATAGACTACGCTGAACAAAATGTGGATGTGATTCTTAACCTGAGCGCAAGCCATTTCGCCTTCGGCAAAAAAAAGGATAGGGAAAACATAGCAATTCCCGCTAGCGAGGATTTCAAATGTGTTTACGTATACACAAATCTCCTCGGAAATGAGGCTGGGAGGATGATTTACGATGGCGAAATTCTCATAGCCCAGTACGGAAAATTAATTGCTCAAAACCAAAGGTTTTCATTTGAGAATTATCAAATTGTTTCGACAAATGTCGCAATTCCTCGACTGCAAACAGTATCGCATCAAGATATAATTGATGAAGACATTAACAAATCTCCTTTGCAAAATGACTTTACTTCAAAAGAAGAAGAATTCGCATATGCTTCAGCATTAGCATTATTTGATTACCTAAGAAAATCATGGAGCAAAGGCTTTGCTTTATCTCTAAGTGGAGGCGCTGACTCCAGCGCATGCGCGGTCATGGTCTCACAGATGATTAAAAGGGGAGTTGAAATACTTGGTATCGAAACATTTCTATCAAAAATTCATAGAGAAGATTTAATAAAAAAGGCCACTGTTTCAGATAATCCCGTAAAATTTATCTCCTCCAATATATTTACCACAGTCTATCAAGGAACCAAAAACTCTGGTGACGCGACCTTCGATTCGGCTAAAAACCTAGCCGAAAGTATTGGAGCCACATTCTATCATTGGAATATTGATGACGAAGTAAACTCTTACACTGAAAAAGTGGAAAAAGCTTTAGGTCGAAAATTAAAATGGGAGAGCGATGATTTAGCTTTGCAAAACATTCAAGCCAGAAGCAGGTCGCCAATCATTTGGATGATTGCAAATATTGAAAAGTATTTATTATTGACAACATCCAATCGTAGTGAGGGAGACGTGGGCTATGCAACCATGGATGGAGACACCAGCGGCAGCATTGCCCCAATAGCTGCTGTAGACAAACACTTCGTATTGCAGTGGTTGAAATGGGCTGAAAGCTCCCTTGGTTTTCACGGACTCAAAGATGTAAATAGCCTTACGCCAACAGCTGAATTAAGGCCTCCTGAGCAAACCCAAACTGATGAGCAAGACCTCATGCCTTACAACATAATTGTCGAGATAGAAAAATTAGCTATTAAAGAATACAAATCTCCTTTGGAAGTTCTTAACATTCTTAAAAAGAAGAATTTAGAGCCTGAAAATTTACTAAAAGCTCATATTGCTAAATTCTATCAAATGTGGTCAAGAAACCAATGGAAAAGAGAAAGAATAGCTCCGGCTTTTCATCTTGACGACTTCAATGTTGATCCAAGAACTTGGTGCAGATTTCCAATTTTATCCGGTGGATATAAACTAGAAATTGAAGAAATGATGAATGAATAA
- the glpK gene encoding glycerol kinase GlpK has protein sequence MEKYILSLDQGTTSSRAIVFNHKGENISTAQREFTQFFPKEGWVEHDPNEIWYSQASVAAEAITKIGLNGKNIAGIGITNQRETTIVWDKETGMPLYNAIVWQDRRTAAYCDSLKEQGLTGMIQEKTGLVLDAYFSATKIKWILDNIDGARARAEKGKLAFGTVDCWLIWKFTNMEKHITDVSNASRTMLFNINTLQWDEDLLKLFDIPKSMMPEVKSSSEVYGETKSTLFASKVPLAGIAGDQQAALFGQMCLDKGMAKNTYGTGCFMMLNTGNKPVLSKNNLLTTIGWKINGKVTYALEGSVFIGGAVIQWLRDGLEVIKNSKDSEKMALEVDDNGGVYFVPALTGLGAPHWDQYARGAILGINRGTKVQHIVRAALEGIAFQVKDVMNCMVSDTGIQPEELRVDGGAVANNMLMQFQADIFGFKVVRPHILETTALGAAYLAGLAVGYWDSVEELKSYWHEDNVFAPSMKQEKADELYKYWHKALDRSKNWVE, from the coding sequence ATGGAAAAATATATTCTTTCATTAGATCAAGGGACAACGAGTTCCAGAGCAATAGTTTTTAATCATAAGGGGGAGAATATCTCCACGGCACAAAGAGAGTTTACCCAATTTTTTCCTAAAGAAGGGTGGGTAGAGCATGATCCCAATGAGATATGGTACTCTCAAGCTTCTGTGGCTGCGGAAGCAATTACAAAGATTGGTTTGAATGGAAAAAACATTGCAGGCATAGGAATCACCAATCAAAGGGAAACAACAATCGTATGGGATAAAGAGACCGGCATGCCGCTTTACAATGCAATTGTATGGCAAGACAGAAGGACTGCCGCGTATTGCGACTCTTTGAAAGAACAGGGATTGACTGGTATGATACAGGAGAAGACAGGATTGGTTCTTGACGCATACTTTTCCGCGACTAAAATCAAATGGATACTTGATAATATAGACGGAGCAAGAGCAAGGGCGGAAAAAGGCAAGCTTGCATTTGGCACTGTGGACTGCTGGTTGATTTGGAAGTTCACCAATATGGAAAAGCATATAACAGATGTTTCCAATGCGAGCAGAACCATGTTGTTTAACATCAATACGCTTCAGTGGGACGAGGACCTGCTAAAGTTGTTTGATATACCAAAGAGCATGATGCCGGAAGTTAAGTCCTCTTCAGAAGTTTATGGGGAAACTAAATCAACGCTTTTCGCTTCCAAGGTGCCTTTGGCAGGAATAGCCGGGGATCAGCAGGCCGCGCTGTTTGGACAAATGTGTTTGGATAAAGGGATGGCGAAAAACACCTATGGGACAGGGTGTTTTATGATGTTGAATACAGGAAACAAACCCGTTCTTTCGAAAAATAATCTATTGACAACTATTGGATGGAAAATAAATGGCAAGGTTACTTATGCTTTGGAAGGAAGCGTTTTCATAGGAGGTGCGGTGATACAGTGGTTGAGAGACGGCTTGGAAGTAATCAAAAATTCAAAGGATAGCGAAAAAATGGCCTTGGAGGTCGATGACAATGGAGGGGTTTATTTTGTGCCCGCTCTCACAGGTTTAGGCGCTCCGCATTGGGATCAATATGCCAGAGGAGCAATATTAGGTATAAACAGGGGCACTAAAGTTCAGCATATCGTAAGAGCGGCTTTAGAGGGTATTGCATTCCAAGTAAAGGATGTGATGAATTGCATGGTTAGCGATACGGGTATTCAGCCGGAGGAGTTGAGAGTGGATGGAGGCGCAGTGGCGAATAATATGTTGATGCAGTTTCAAGCTGACATTTTTGGCTTTAAGGTTGTTAGACCACATATATTGGAAACGACGGCATTGGGGGCTGCGTACTTGGCGGGTTTGGCTGTTGGATATTGGGATAGTGTGGAAGAGCTGAAAAGCTATTGGCACGAAGATAATGTGTTTGCTCCTTCGATGAAGCAAGAAAAGGCTGATGAATTGTACAAGTATTGGCATAAAGCTCTTGACCGCTCTAAAAATTGGGTGGAATAA
- a CDS encoding glycerol-3-phosphate dehydrogenase/oxidase, whose amino-acid sequence MKRDIMLQVFEENLDKEWDIVVIGGGATGLGVAVDAVSRGYKTLLLEQSDFAKGTSSRSTKLVHGGVRYLAQGDISLVIEALHERGLLYHNAPHLVHDQSFVIPSYEWWGGPFYTIGLKVYDLMAGKLGLGPSVHISKEKTLEYLPNLKEDGLKGGVIYHDGQFDDSRLAINLAQTFVENGGTALNYFEVVELNKNMDNLVSGLKALDKISGKEFDIKAKVVVNATGVFADSILQMDDPSSPKTIRPSQGIHLVLDKKFLRGDKAIMIPKTSDGRVLFAVPWHDKVVVGTTDTPLDDIDLEPRALESEINFVLETASNYLASVPSREDVLSVFAGLRPLAAPQKGDESTKEISRKHKITVSLSGLVSILGGKWTIYRKMAEDTVDKAAMIAGLEDKACITKDLPIHGWAKGHDKTDPLSKYGSDKEYINELMIKEPDLKDFIHERLPYTKAEIVWMVRNEMPVTLEDVMSRRTRALLLDARASIEAAPVVAEIMAKELGHDNSWKKEQVNIYKELAEGYYLK is encoded by the coding sequence ATGAAAAGAGATATAATGCTTCAAGTTTTTGAGGAGAACTTGGACAAAGAATGGGATATCGTGGTCATTGGAGGAGGTGCGACTGGATTAGGAGTTGCAGTGGATGCTGTTTCAAGAGGCTACAAAACACTATTGTTGGAACAGTCCGATTTTGCCAAAGGTACGTCAAGCAGAAGCACTAAGCTTGTGCATGGCGGTGTCAGGTATTTGGCTCAGGGGGATATATCGTTGGTGATAGAAGCTTTGCATGAGAGAGGTTTGTTATACCACAACGCACCGCATTTGGTTCATGACCAGTCGTTTGTGATTCCTAGTTATGAGTGGTGGGGAGGACCATTTTACACCATCGGTCTGAAGGTATATGATTTGATGGCCGGTAAACTTGGCTTGGGACCTTCTGTTCATATTTCCAAAGAAAAGACGCTGGAGTATTTGCCTAATTTGAAAGAGGATGGCTTGAAAGGTGGTGTAATCTACCATGATGGACAATTTGACGATTCTAGATTGGCGATTAATTTGGCTCAAACATTTGTCGAAAATGGAGGAACAGCTTTGAATTATTTTGAGGTTGTGGAATTGAACAAGAACATGGATAATTTGGTCAGCGGTCTCAAGGCTTTGGACAAGATATCTGGTAAAGAGTTCGATATTAAGGCGAAAGTGGTTGTGAATGCCACAGGGGTATTTGCGGATAGTATTTTGCAAATGGATGATCCATCTTCACCCAAGACCATTCGACCAAGCCAAGGAATTCATTTGGTATTGGATAAGAAGTTTTTGAGAGGAGATAAAGCTATCATGATACCAAAGACTTCGGATGGTCGAGTTTTGTTCGCAGTGCCTTGGCATGATAAAGTTGTCGTTGGCACAACGGATACTCCTTTGGATGATATTGATTTGGAGCCAAGAGCATTGGAAAGTGAAATAAATTTCGTGCTGGAAACGGCATCGAATTATCTAGCTTCAGTGCCTAGTAGAGAAGATGTTTTAAGTGTTTTTGCAGGTTTAAGGCCATTAGCGGCGCCACAAAAAGGAGACGAGTCTACTAAGGAAATATCAAGAAAGCATAAGATTACTGTTTCGTTGTCAGGGCTTGTGTCAATATTAGGCGGCAAGTGGACGATTTATAGAAAAATGGCTGAAGATACAGTCGATAAAGCCGCAATGATAGCAGGTTTGGAAGATAAGGCTTGTATTACCAAAGATCTTCCAATTCATGGTTGGGCAAAAGGACATGACAAAACTGATCCATTGTCAAAATACGGTTCTGATAAAGAATATATAAATGAGTTGATGATCAAAGAACCAGATTTGAAAGATTTCATCCATGAAAGATTGCCTTATACTAAGGCTGAAATTGTCTGGATGGTAAGAAATGAAATGCCTGTGACGCTAGAAGATGTTATGTCAAGGCGTACCAGAGCATTATTGTTAGATGCCCGAGCAAGTATCGAGGCAGCTCCTGTAGTCGCTGAAATTATGGCTAAAGAATTAGGGCATGATAATTCTTGGAAAAAAGAGCAAGTCAATATTTACAAGGAACTTGCTGAAGGTTATTATTTAAAATAA
- a CDS encoding YggS family pyridoxal phosphate-dependent enzyme has protein sequence MNIKENLDFFSESIKGTNAKLIAVSKTKPVEMLQEAYDAGIRDFGENKVQELANKYEVLPKDIKWHMIGHLQRNKVKYIAPFVHLIHAIDTPQLLKEINKQALKNDRIINVLLQVHIADEESKFGFSEVDLLDLLNSESFDEYQNIKVIGLMGMATNTKDDEKVLSEFGTLKSIFDKIDKTVSKENIAMQELSMGMSGDYKLAIQKGSTMIRVGSAIFGERNYNK, from the coding sequence ATGAATATTAAGGAAAATCTGGATTTTTTCAGCGAATCCATCAAAGGCACCAATGCAAAGCTCATAGCCGTAAGCAAAACCAAACCTGTGGAAATGCTTCAGGAAGCTTACGATGCCGGTATAAGAGATTTTGGTGAAAACAAGGTTCAAGAACTTGCTAACAAATACGAGGTATTGCCAAAAGACATTAAATGGCATATGATCGGGCACTTGCAGCGAAACAAAGTCAAATACATAGCCCCTTTTGTTCATTTAATTCATGCCATTGACACACCTCAACTATTGAAAGAGATCAACAAACAAGCGTTGAAAAATGATAGAATCATTAATGTGCTTCTTCAAGTTCACATTGCCGACGAAGAAAGCAAATTCGGCTTTTCGGAAGTAGATTTGCTAGATTTATTGAATAGCGAGAGTTTTGATGAATATCAAAATATCAAAGTTATCGGCCTTATGGGCATGGCGACAAACACCAAAGATGATGAAAAAGTGCTAAGTGAATTTGGAACGCTAAAATCAATATTTGATAAAATTGACAAAACAGTATCCAAAGAAAATATCGCAATGCAAGAATTATCCATGGGAATGAGTGGCGACTACAAACTAGCGATTCAAAAAGGATCAACAATGATAAGGGTTGGAAGCGCCATTTTCGGCGAAAGAAATTACAACAAATAA